A region of the Leeuwenhoekiella sp. MAR_2009_132 genome:
GTAAATAGCCCGTGTCTTCCGGTAAGTAAATAGCCCTCTAACCAACCTTCACATTGATGTTCGCTTAGCATTTCCATCGCGCTCCCCTGTAAAGCAAGAAACTCATCATTTGCTTTGGTTTCTGATTCCCATTGCCGGTCTGTTTCTTGAAAAACAGCGTTCAATCGGTTTGAAAGAATTTCATCTGGTCCAAAAATCCGGAAATTCCGTTGCTCCTGATTGTGTTTAACTATATCTCTCAAAAAGATCCCCATTTGGTGCGTATCTGAAGCTTTTACAGATCCCGGGGTGTGCGTTTCAACCGCATATTTTCTAAAATCTGGCATGACCAGTTTGCGCAATAATTTTCCTCCATTTGTATGTGGATTTGCACCCATTCTACGTTCGCCTCTTGGTGCAAGCGCAGCTAACTCAGGTACAAGTTTCCCTTCTTCTGTAAAGAGTTCTTCAGGTTTGTAACTTTTCATCCACTCTTCGAGTACACTCAGATGTTGCGGATGCTCCCGATCTACCTGTAACGGTATTTGATGGGCTCTAAAGGTTCCTTCTATTTTATAACCGTCTACTACTTTAGGGCCGGTCCATCCTTTGGGAGATTTGAGTACAATCATTGGCCAGCGTGGTCTTTTGGTCGCTCCTTTACTGCGAGCATCAGTTCGAATTTGCTGAATTTCTTTCACCACCTCATCCAGAACTTCAGCCATCATCTGATGCATCAATTCGGGATTATCGCCTTCTACGAAATAAGGTTTCCAACCATAACCTTTAAGCAACTGCTTCAATTCTTTATGTGGAATTCTCGCTAGTATCGTTGGGCTGGCAATTTTATATCCGTTTAAATGCAGAATGGGTAAAACAGCACCATCTGTAACGGGATTCAGAAATTTATTGGAGTGCCATGCGGTCGCTAACGGGCCGGTTTCTGCCTCACCATCCCCTATAATACAAGACACGATAAGTTTAGGGTTGTCAAAGGCTGCGCCGAAAGCATGGCTTAAGGAATAGCCCAGTTCTCCTCCTTCGTGAATCGAACCCGGACAATCAGGAGATACATGACTTGGGATTCCTCCGGGATACGAAAACTGTGTAAATAGTTTTCTGAGTCCGGCCTCATCCTGACTAATATCCGGATAAACCTCAGTATACGTTCCTTCCAGATAGGTGTTTCCCACCAAAGCAGGACCCCCGTGACCGGGACCAGCAATGTAAAACATATCAAGATCGTATTCTTTTATAATTCTATTGAGATACACGTAGATAAAATTCTGACCGGGTGTGGTTCCCCAGTGACCCAGCAACATTTTTTTTACGTGAGCAAGTTCTAAGGGTTTTCTTAATAACGGATTCTCCCGTAAATAAAGTTGGCCTACAGAAAGGTAATTGGCAGCCCGCCAATACGCATTTATCTTACTTAGAAGTTCGGGAGACAATACTCCGGTTGCTGTATTAATCAATTCTGCTTCCATAGTTTATTGTTGAATATTAATGTTTTTAAGAATAAAAAAAGGTACCCTTTAAAAGTACCTGCGCTCTTATTCTATTTCGGCTAAACCTTGCATAAATCACACATCTGCACGTTGAAGGGAATTATTACTTTTTCAATGCTTCAAAGCCTGAAATCACATCAAACAATTCTTCGTCAATCGAGCTTTGGCGCAGGCGATGGTATTTTTTGTTAAGATCCTCGAGCAGATCACTGATGTTTTTTTCTGCGCGTTGCATCGCTTCTAACCGGCTTGCATTTTCACTAGCCAATGATTCTACACAAGCCTTGAATAACGAAGTAAATAGATAGCTTTTAATTAAAGCTGCAAGTGTGGGTTGTGCCGCTCCTGCAAGTTGCGGAAGTAATTTTGTAGGCCATTCGGTTTGCTGTAAGTTGTCCTTCCATTGTTGATCTAGCGGAAGAAAACGCTGCATTACCGGAGTATAACCTGAATCTGTTTTGGGTTTATTGTGGAAAATATAAAAGGCTGAAACATTCTCGTTATCCTGACTTTCCCGGCTTTGGTTTAAAATTTCAGTAATTAAAGGGGTAACCGCATTAATATCATTAGGAACTGGATAGATTTTTGAAGTATTGAAGCCCTCATCAGCCAACAACAGTTGCACCCGCTCACCCACTACCCAAATCTCTTTTTTACCCGGTAAATTCTCTAGGGATTCAGAAACAAATTTTGCCATAGAATCATTAAACTGCCCCACCAATCCCTGATCAGATCCAAAAACAATGGCGCAGATTTCTTCTTCTTTATTTTTTAGCCCTTTTGTTTTTCAATTGCCGCAATCTGCTCGGCTTTAAAATACCCAACAATCCCGAGAGCTATAGTATGGTAATAATCTGCAAGCGAACTTACAGCGGTCTCGTATTGAATAATATTTGAACCTGCCATCGCTTTCATCGCACTCACAACCGACTTTAAATCTTTGGCGCCTTCGGTCTTGTCGCGGAGGTTTTCTAACGTATCCATTAGGCTTCCGGTGTATCTAAAAAGGATTTCAAT
Encoded here:
- a CDS encoding phosphoketolase, whose protein sequence is MEAELINTATGVLSPELLSKINAYWRAANYLSVGQLYLRENPLLRKPLELAHVKKMLLGHWGTTPGQNFIYVYLNRIIKEYDLDMFYIAGPGHGGPALVGNTYLEGTYTEVYPDISQDEAGLRKLFTQFSYPGGIPSHVSPDCPGSIHEGGELGYSLSHAFGAAFDNPKLIVSCIIGDGEAETGPLATAWHSNKFLNPVTDGAVLPILHLNGYKIASPTILARIPHKELKQLLKGYGWKPYFVEGDNPELMHQMMAEVLDEVVKEIQQIRTDARSKGATKRPRWPMIVLKSPKGWTGPKVVDGYKIEGTFRAHQIPLQVDREHPQHLSVLEEWMKSYKPEELFTEEGKLVPELAALAPRGERRMGANPHTNGGKLLRKLVMPDFRKYAVETHTPGSVKASDTHQMGIFLRDIVKHNQEQRNFRIFGPDEILSNRLNAVFQETDRQWESETKANDEFLALQGSAMEMLSEHQCEGWLEGYLLTGRHGLFTSYEAFIHIVDSMFNQHAKWLKVSARIPWRKKIASLNYLLASHVWQQAHNGDTHQDPGFIDHVVNKKASIARVYLPPDANCLLSVTDHCLRSRHYVNVIIAGKYLAPQWLNMEDAIAHCTRGISVWTWASTYHGTNPDVVMASCGDVPTLESLAAVSILREYLPEVNVRVVNIVDLMKLESNTEHPHGLTDKEFDGYFTADKPIVFAFHGYPKLVHTLTYRRTNHANMHVRGYKEEGTITTFFDNLVANDLDRFHLAIDVVDRLPELGEKGEALKMMLQEKLVKHSAYIIEHGEDLPEIRNWKWKKN
- a CDS encoding F0F1 ATP synthase subunit gamma, whose product is MDTLENLRDKTEGAKDLKSVVSAMKAMAGSNIIQYETAVSSLADYYHTIALGIVGYFKAEQIAAIEKQKG